A genome region from Erigeron canadensis isolate Cc75 chromosome 3, C_canadensis_v1, whole genome shotgun sequence includes the following:
- the LOC122590522 gene encoding protein CASPARIAN STRIP INTEGRITY FACTOR 2-like, with the protein MKLIMGLKICLLTLLIVASVVSSSSAARCGSTIPKAKIGENQEELYSENDEISKREDIHERLLRANTKDYGRPDPTPTFVKPPFKLIPN; encoded by the exons ATGAAACTAATCATGGGTTTGAAGATTTGTCTCCTAACTCTTCTCATTGTAGCCTCAGTTGTATCATCTTCATCAGCAg CTCGATGCGGATCCACCATTCCAAAGGCAAAAATCGGCGAAAATCAG GAAGAATTGTATTCagaaaatgatgaaatctcCAAGAGGGAAGATATTCATGAGAGGTTGCTAAGGGCTAATACAAAAGATTATGGAAGACCGGATCCAACACCAACTTTCGTCAAGCCTCCTTTTAAACTCATACCGAACTAG